A single Cyprinus carpio isolate SPL01 chromosome A6, ASM1834038v1, whole genome shotgun sequence DNA region contains:
- the ahcy gene encoding adenosylhomocysteinase: MSEKLPFKVADISLAEWGRKAIDIAENEMPGLMKMRELYGQTRPLKGARIAGCLHMTLQTAVLIETLTALGAEVQWSSCNIFSTQDHAAAAIAKSGVPVYAWKGETDEEYVWCIEQTIYFKDGQPLNMILDDGGDLTNLVHTKYPKLLAGIKGISEETTTGVHNLYKMLKKGELKVPAINVNDSVTKSKFDNLYGCRESLIDGIKRATDVMIAGKVAVVAGYGDVGKGCVQALRGFGARVIVTEIDPINALQAAMEGYEVTTMDEACKEGNIFVTTTGCEDIILGRHFEQMKDDAIVCNIGHFDCEIDMKWLNEHAAKKINIKPQVDRFRMKNGRHIIVLAEGRLVNLGCAMGHPSFVMSNSFTNQVLAQIELWTNTSKYPLGVYFLPKKLDEEVAAAHLDKLGVKLTKLTEKQAKYLGLPCDGPFKADHYRY, from the exons ATGTCAGAGAAGCTTCCATTCAAAGTTG CTGACATCAGCCTGGCTGAGTGGGGACGTAAAGCCATCGACATAGCCGAGAATGAGATGCCGGGTCTGATGAAGATGAGGGAGCTCTACGGCCAGACGAGACCCCTGAAGGGCGCTCGCATCGCAGGCTGCTTGCACATGACTCTACAGACCGCTGTGCTCATTGAAACCCTGACCGCCCTCGGAGCTGAG GTCCAGTGGTCTAGCTGTAACATCTTCTCTACGCAGGATCACGCAGCGGCAGCCATTGCTAAATCTGGCGTTCCAG TGTATGCCTGGAAGGGAGAGACCGATGAAGAGTATGTGTGGTGCATCGAGCAGACCATCTACTTCAAGGACGGTCAGCCTCTCAACATGATCCTGGACGACGGTGGAGACCTGACCAATCTGGTGCACACGAAATACCCCAAACTGCTTGCAG GAATCAAGGGCATCTCTGAGGAGACCACCACAGGAGTTCACAACCTCTACAAGATGTTGAAGAAAGGGGAACTGAAAGTTCCTGCCATCAACGTCAACGACTCCGTTACCAAG AGTAAGTTTGACAACCTGTACGGCTGCCGGGAGTCTTTGATTGACGGCATCAAGCGTGCCACAGATGTGATGATTGCCGGTAAGGTTGCAGTGGTGGCCGGGTACGGTGATGTCGGTAAGGGCTGCGTTCAGGCCCTGCGAGGGTTCGGTGCCAGAGTCATCGTCACAGAGATCGATCCCATCAATGCTCTGCAGGCGGCTATGGAGG GCTATGAGGTGACCACCATGGATGAGGCCTGCAAAGAAGGAAACATCTTTGTGACAACCACTGGCTGTGAGGACATTATCCTTGGCAG ACACTTTGAGCAGATGAAGGACGATGCGATTGTCTGCAACATTGGTCACTTTGACTGTGAGATTGACATGAAGTGGCTCAATGAACATGCAGCGAAGAAAATCAACATCAAACCTCAG GTTGACCGTTTTCGCATGAAAAATGGTCGTCATATCATCGTTCTGGCCGAGGGGCGTCTGGTGAACCTGGGCTGTGCCATGGGCCATCCGAGCTTTGTGATGAGCAACTCGTTCACCAACCAGGTCCTTGCCCAGATTGAGctgtggaccaacaccagcaaatACCCACTGGGTGTTTACTTCCTGCCAAAGAAG CTGGATGAGGAGGTGGCTGCCGCACACTTGGACAAGCTTGGCGTCAAACTGACTAAACTGACAGAGAAGCAAGCCAAATATTTGGGTCTGCCCTGCGATGGTCCCTTCAAAGCAGACCACTACCGCTACTAA